One Acidobacteriota bacterium genomic window, CATGATGGCGCGCGCGGCAGGCTTATGCATCCCGGCGGGCAGGCCGGCAGACGAAGTAGCACTCATGTCAGGCATCCTGGCAAACGGGACGGGAGGGGGCATTCCTGTCCGCGATCTCCGAAAAGCAGGGCAAAGCCTACACCGGGTCCGCGGCGAAGGGAAGTGAGCTTGGTAGAGCCGCGCGTTTCTTCCGCCTACGACGCGCTGCGGCTAGACTTTGGCCGGAGCGAGGCGCTTCATCGTCGCGCAGCGTAGCGCAGCTTCATAAGGATGATGGCGGTGATCAGCGCCAGCGTCACGCTATTGGCGGCGATGATGGGCAGCGCGCGCAACGCGATCCCATACGCCAGCCACAGTGCCACGCCGCTGCCGAAGCTGAGCAGCATGCCGAAGGAGAGGTCGTCGCAGCGCTTCGTTTTCCGGGTGTGGAGCACCTGGGGAACGAACGACAGCGTGGTCAGCGTGCCGGCCGCGAATCCGATGAGTGTGACGGTGTGCTCCGTCATGCGCTCATTTCCCCACCGCCGCGTTGAGCGCTTTGCGTAGTGTCGCGCAAACGGCGCCCGGATCGCCATCCGCCCAGAAATGCATGAAGAAGAGCCGCGGCGATTCATCGAGCATGTGGCTGTGCAACGCGGTCACGCGAATACCGCCGTCGGTCAGCGTCTTGGCCACCGCATTCACGCGCTCCGCCACGAGCACGAAGTCGCCGGTGCCGAGCGTGCGCCCAGCAGAAACGAACTGCAGGTTGATGGCCGTGTTCACTCCTGCCGAAGCCGGCACCGTGACGCCGTGCTCGCTCACTGGTCCAGTAGTCGGGAGAGCGAACGCTATCACCGGCGCTTTCACTTTTCCGGCCGCACCCATGCAGGCGTCTATCTTCTTCGCATCCACCGGGAGCACGGCGCCACTGGCCGGCATTCCCGCGGGTGGCGGAGGAGGAACGGCGGTCATGGCCAGTGCGGCAGCGATCGCCTGCGCCAGGTTCAACGCCTTGCCGTGTCCCGAGATGTGCATATACATCACGCGTGGCGTCTCATTCTGCAGATGATTGTGGACGGCTGTCACCTCGACCGTCGTTCCCGGTCCTGAAGACCCGAGCAACCTGGTCATTGTCTTGGGAAGTTCGTCCTCGGTGAGGACGAGGTCGCCCATCGCCATCGCGTCGCCGCCGCCGGCAGGGAAGAATGCCACCCAGCCTCCAAACGCGAGCCCGGTCGCGATCGGAGTGCCTTGCAGACTCACGTGCAGATCAGAACGCGGGAAGCTGAACTTGATGGCGCCATCGGGTTGGCGATCGCCGCTCCGGCCCAATGCCTGTTCTACCGGCTTCCAGTCATCCGCTGGCCCTTCCTGGGAAAAGATTGGCAGTGCGAATAAAGCCATCAGGAAAATAAAACTAACCCTTTTCATGTACGACTCTCCTTGTTGTAATGAACGCCTCTCGTGAGAAATCCTCTGAGAACGCCGGCCACCGCGCTGGCCGCGGCGACTTTGATTCTCTGCCTCGGCACGGACGCGCAGCAACCCGCTGTTCCTCCCTCTCCGCTGTCGCAACCACACTCGGCTGCAGTGCCCAGCAAGAGCGTTGCCGCGGTGCGCCTCGACGGTCCGGCGGCTCGCATCCGCATGGATGGCGAGTTGGATGAGCCCGCCTGGCAGCAAGCCGCCCTGATCGATGGATTCATCCAGACCGAACCCGATCTCGGCAAGCCGGTCAGCGAGAAGACGGAAGCCCTGATCTTCTACGACAGTCATAACATCTATTTCGGCTTCCGCTGTTACGACTCCGAGCCCAACAAGGTGATCTATCGCCTGGGCGCGCACGATGCCGATACCGGCTCCGACTCGGTGGACGTGCTGATCGATACCTTCAACGATCACCGCACCGGCTTCTACTTCAGTATCAACTCCAGCGGCATACAGTTTGACGCGGCCTCGACCGATAGCGGCCATGGCGGTTTTATCGACGTCCACGATCCTACCTGGGACGGCATCTGGTACAGCGCCGCCAAGCGCCAGCCCTGGGGATGGAGCGCTGAGATCCGCATCCCGTTCCGGTCGCTCCGCATCCCGCACGCCGCCGAGCAGACCTGGGGACTGAACATCAACCGCACCATCCCGCGCAAGAACGAGCTCGCCGCCTGGAGGGAGATCGCCCGCTTTGATGGCTTCATGCGTCCTTCGAAGCTCGGCGAGCTGAGCGGACTGCACGGCCTCGAGACGGGGAAGAACCTCGAGTTCATCCCCTACTTCAGCACGCGCTATCGCGCCAGCCCGTGGCTGCCGAAATTCGAGGGCGCAAGCGC contains:
- a CDS encoding DUF1259 domain-containing protein, with protein sequence MALFALPIFSQEGPADDWKPVEQALGRSGDRQPDGAIKFSFPRSDLHVSLQGTPIATGLAFGGWVAFFPAGGGDAMAMGDLVLTEDELPKTMTRLLGSSGPGTTVEVTAVHNHLQNETPRVMYMHISGHGKALNLAQAIAAALAMTAVPPPPPAGMPASGAVLPVDAKKIDACMGAAGKVKAPVIAFALPTTGPVSEHGVTVPASAGVNTAINLQFVSAGRTLGTGDFVLVAERVNAVAKTLTDGGIRVTALHSHMLDESPRLFFMHFWADGDPGAVCATLRKALNAAVGK
- a CDS encoding SemiSWEET transporter; translated protein: MTEHTVTLIGFAAGTLTTLSFVPQVLHTRKTKRCDDLSFGMLLSFGSGVALWLAYGIALRALPIIAANSVTLALITAIILMKLRYAARR